In one window of Gemmatimonadota bacterium DNA:
- a CDS encoding helix-turn-helix domain-containing protein produces the protein MRPSAPIQPSHRALVDALKRRGGATVPELARELSLSVETVREHLRTLESRALVARSGTRRRGPGRPEIRFTLTADAEALFPRREGEVLRALAGFLAARGQQPLLRAFYEEYLAEVRASAMARVAHLEGGARLEEVARVFADLGFMPVLEMGGDAPRLRLCHCPIRALVEVTQVPCRAESGLLQELLGEEPARVSFIPSGDAACAYVMEATR, from the coding sequence ATGCGTCCATCCGCACCGATCCAGCCGAGCCATCGCGCCCTGGTCGACGCCCTCAAGCGGCGCGGCGGCGCGACGGTTCCGGAGCTGGCCCGCGAACTGTCCCTGAGCGTGGAGACCGTGCGCGAGCACCTGCGGACACTCGAGTCGCGCGCGCTCGTCGCGCGGAGCGGGACGCGGCGACGGGGCCCCGGACGGCCCGAGATCCGCTTCACGCTGACGGCGGACGCGGAGGCACTCTTCCCTCGCCGGGAGGGCGAGGTGCTGCGCGCCCTCGCCGGTTTTCTGGCCGCACGCGGACAGCAGCCGTTGCTGCGCGCCTTCTATGAAGAGTATCTGGCGGAAGTGCGAGCGTCGGCGATGGCCCGCGTGGCTCACCTCGAGGGCGGGGCGCGCCTCGAGGAGGTGGCGCGGGTCTTCGCCGACCTCGGGTTCATGCCGGTGTTGGAGATGGGTGGCGACGCGCCGCGGCTTCGCCTCTGCCACTGTCCGATTCGTGCGTTGGTCGAGGTGACACAGGTGCCCTGTCGCGCCGAGTCGGGGCTGCTGCAGGAACTCCTCGGCGAGGAGCCCGCCCGGGTGAGCTTCATCCCGTCGGGCGACGCGGCCTGCGCGTACGTCATGGA
- a CDS encoding DUF542 domain-containing protein: MTVDELMARHPETMAVFNAFGIDSCCGAHRSVHEAAAADEADEAALLDALTRAIGAGR, translated from the coding sequence ATGACCGTCGACGAACTGATGGCCCGCCATCCCGAGACCATGGCGGTGTTCAATGCCTTCGGCATCGACAGTTGCTGCGGGGCGCACCGGAGCGTGCACGAGGCGGCCGCCGCGGACGAGGCGGACGAGGCGGCGTTGCTCGACGCCCTCACGCGGGCGATCGGAGCGGGGCGATGA
- a CDS encoding cupin domain-containing protein, protein MKAFDAHAAALAAVPAHPARPATATVHDAPGLRLVVFRLEPGQSVAPHTSEATVLITVLSGRGTISVGEELVEAGPGHVVTLAPGEPHGMRATADRFCLLATIVRRS, encoded by the coding sequence ATGAAGGCGTTCGACGCCCATGCCGCCGCACTTGCGGCCGTGCCGGCGCATCCGGCGCGGCCGGCGACCGCGACGGTTCATGATGCACCGGGGCTACGGCTCGTGGTCTTTCGTCTCGAGCCAGGGCAATCGGTGGCCCCGCATACGAGCGAGGCGACGGTCCTGATCACCGTCTTGAGCGGCCGAGGTACCATCAGCGTGGGTGAGGAGCTGGTGGAGGCAGGACCTGGGCACGTGGTCACGCTCGCGCCGGGCGAGCCGCACGGCATGCGCGCGACCGCCGACCGATTCTGTCTGCTCGCCACGATCGTGCGGCGCTCGTGA
- a CDS encoding PAS domain S-box protein: protein MTDSRGASDREAVAGLGSLARLHAMLGQVNRCIARVETCDALWTGVCRGAVEQGGFSVAWVGLLGEAARTVTAVASHGESLGELPSTPFSVAPHGHDAMARAVSGGRAVVTTDPADQVRLLPRRQPIESAAVRAVVRAVAVVPFRCRGHVVGVLTVGSADTSLVEGPGPLGLLDLLADDISHALDALEVAGERRRAARVDAHQGVLSDATIESLPGIYYLIDTAGRFVRWNARLEHVSGYSGAELALLHATDLFTGDEQELIRQRIGAVFTLGTASAEAHLTAKDGVRTPFFLTGQRLMPEGEPHLVGVGIDIAARRRAEESLRELANAVNSAGDVVFVTDLGGTITHVNERFTALYGHDPADVVGKVTPRILKSGRQSSAFYRDVWGALLGGERVHGEVVNRTKDGRLLSIEETITPYRDDSGRFVGFIAVQREIGARTRAQAESRLLQAVMLGVGEAETLDDALAFVLHEVCAATGWAIGEIWVPNGDGTMLDCHPVWHGATPALREFREASRATRFAPGEGLPGRVWRSKRPEWLSDLRSPSHFPRMRVAAMAGLTAGLAVPVLAHGEVVMLLGFFVAEPTAEESSRVELIAAVAARIGALIERRQAQHALATREAYFRALIENASDLITVLDLDGAIRFQGQSVERLLGFRPEEMVGRSALEWVHPEDLDRVIGTMERIRGGSDRPTDVEYRIRHADGRWRTIESIVRRVIEPAGAPVVLVNSRDVTASRGLEEQLHHSQRMEAIGRLAGGVAHDLNNALAVIMMESGEIRTVAGLPPAVRHGVEQIASTVEHAVGLTRQLLLFSRKQVTQLRDLDLNVTVRNVVTMLQRIIGADVRLEAVVHPDPLRVRADAGMLEQIVLNLAVNARDAMPRGGHLRIETARLAIDDPVSRRHPVETGRVHVALRVSDTGEGIAADVIPHIFEPFFTTKGIGQGTGLGLATVFGIVQQHGGWIDVESEVGRGSTFVVALPAQEGPAEEATTTVAPAHELAPPGGSETILLVEDDPAVRAAARTILTRNGYRVLATASGVEAMALWPSIEASIALLLTDLVMPGGISGHDVAERARASRPGLPVVLMTGYSPDIAGRTLSARDSAHFLQKPFTRDALLATVRRCLDDRAHADG, encoded by the coding sequence GTGACCGATTCGCGTGGTGCCAGCGACCGTGAGGCGGTGGCAGGCCTCGGCTCCTTGGCGCGCCTTCACGCGATGCTGGGCCAGGTGAACCGGTGCATCGCACGGGTCGAGACGTGCGATGCACTCTGGACCGGGGTCTGCCGCGGGGCGGTGGAGCAGGGCGGATTCTCCGTGGCGTGGGTCGGCCTGCTGGGCGAGGCGGCGCGGACCGTCACCGCCGTTGCGTCGCACGGCGAGTCCCTCGGTGAGCTCCCGTCCACACCGTTCAGCGTCGCGCCGCATGGACATGACGCCATGGCGCGGGCGGTATCCGGCGGACGCGCGGTCGTGACGACCGACCCGGCCGACCAGGTGCGCCTGCTGCCGCGACGCCAGCCGATCGAGAGCGCCGCCGTGCGGGCGGTCGTGCGCGCGGTCGCCGTCGTCCCCTTCCGCTGTCGGGGCCACGTGGTCGGTGTCCTGACCGTGGGATCCGCGGACACCTCCCTCGTCGAGGGCCCCGGACCGCTCGGCCTCCTCGATCTCCTCGCCGACGACATCTCCCATGCCCTGGATGCTCTGGAAGTGGCGGGGGAACGGCGGCGGGCCGCGCGGGTCGACGCACATCAGGGGGTCCTGTCCGATGCGACGATCGAGAGCCTGCCGGGCATCTACTACCTCATCGACACCGCGGGACGCTTCGTTCGCTGGAACGCGAGACTCGAGCACGTGAGCGGCTACAGCGGGGCGGAGCTCGCCCTGCTGCACGCGACCGACCTCTTCACGGGCGACGAGCAGGAGCTGATCCGTCAGCGGATCGGCGCGGTCTTCACCCTCGGCACGGCGAGCGCGGAAGCACACCTCACCGCGAAGGATGGGGTCCGCACGCCGTTCTTCCTGACCGGACAGCGGTTGATGCCGGAGGGCGAGCCGCACCTCGTGGGCGTCGGGATCGACATCGCGGCCCGGCGCCGCGCGGAGGAGTCGCTGCGGGAACTCGCCAACGCCGTCAACTCGGCGGGTGACGTCGTCTTCGTCACCGACCTCGGCGGCACGATCACGCACGTCAACGAGCGATTCACCGCACTCTACGGCCACGACCCGGCGGATGTGGTCGGCAAGGTCACGCCCCGTATCCTGAAGAGTGGACGCCAGTCGTCGGCGTTCTACCGCGACGTGTGGGGCGCACTGCTCGGCGGCGAGCGGGTCCACGGCGAGGTGGTGAACCGGACGAAGGACGGACGGCTGCTGTCGATCGAGGAGACGATCACGCCGTACCGTGACGATTCGGGGCGGTTCGTCGGGTTCATCGCGGTCCAGCGCGAGATCGGCGCCCGCACGCGTGCGCAGGCGGAGTCTCGCCTGCTGCAGGCGGTCATGCTCGGCGTCGGCGAGGCCGAGACGCTGGATGACGCGCTCGCCTTCGTGCTGCACGAGGTCTGCGCCGCGACCGGCTGGGCCATCGGCGAGATCTGGGTTCCCAATGGCGACGGCACGATGCTGGACTGCCATCCCGTCTGGCATGGCGCGACGCCGGCGCTGCGGGAGTTCCGCGAGGCGAGCCGCGCGACGCGTTTCGCGCCGGGGGAGGGCCTGCCGGGTCGTGTCTGGCGATCGAAGCGGCCGGAATGGCTCTCCGACCTCCGGTCGCCGTCGCACTTCCCCCGCATGCGCGTCGCCGCCATGGCCGGCCTGACCGCGGGACTCGCGGTCCCCGTGCTTGCGCACGGCGAGGTGGTGATGTTGCTCGGGTTCTTCGTGGCCGAGCCGACGGCAGAGGAATCCTCGCGAGTCGAACTCATCGCCGCCGTCGCCGCCCGGATCGGGGCGCTCATCGAGCGCCGGCAGGCGCAGCATGCATTGGCCACGCGCGAAGCCTATTTTCGTGCCCTGATCGAGAACGCGTCCGACCTCATCACCGTGCTGGACCTCGACGGCGCGATCCGCTTCCAGGGCCAGAGCGTGGAGCGCCTCCTCGGGTTCCGGCCGGAGGAGATGGTCGGTCGCTCGGCGCTCGAGTGGGTGCATCCCGAGGATCTCGACCGGGTGATCGGGACCATGGAGCGAATCCGCGGCGGATCGGACCGCCCGACGGACGTGGAGTACCGCATTCGGCACGCCGATGGTCGCTGGCGGACCATCGAGTCCATCGTCCGTCGCGTCATCGAGCCCGCCGGCGCGCCCGTCGTGCTCGTGAACTCCCGTGACGTGACGGCGAGCCGGGGGTTGGAGGAGCAGCTGCACCACTCGCAGCGGATGGAGGCGATCGGCCGGCTCGCCGGCGGCGTGGCGCACGACCTCAACAACGCGCTCGCGGTCATCATGATGGAGTCCGGCGAGATCCGGACGGTCGCCGGGCTGCCGCCAGCGGTGCGGCACGGCGTCGAGCAGATCGCCTCGACCGTCGAGCACGCGGTCGGGCTGACTCGGCAACTGCTCCTCTTCAGCCGCAAGCAGGTCACACAGCTCCGCGACCTCGACCTGAACGTGACCGTGCGGAACGTCGTCACCATGCTCCAGCGCATCATCGGCGCGGACGTGCGACTCGAGGCGGTGGTGCATCCGGACCCGTTGCGGGTGCGCGCCGACGCCGGGATGCTGGAGCAGATCGTGCTCAACCTGGCCGTCAACGCGCGTGACGCGATGCCGCGGGGCGGACACCTGAGGATCGAGACCGCACGGCTGGCGATCGACGACCCGGTGTCGCGTCGTCATCCCGTGGAGACCGGGCGGGTCCATGTCGCCTTGCGGGTCAGTGACACGGGAGAGGGCATCGCCGCCGACGTGATCCCGCACATCTTCGAGCCGTTCTTCACGACCAAGGGGATCGGCCAGGGCACCGGACTCGGTCTCGCCACCGTCTTCGGCATCGTGCAGCAGCACGGCGGATGGATCGACGTCGAGAGCGAGGTGGGACGCGGCTCGACCTTCGTGGTCGCGCTCCCCGCGCAGGAGGGCCCCGCGGAGGAGGCCACCACCACCGTCGCCCCGGCCCACGAGCTCGCGCCGCCCGGTGGTTCGGAGACGATTCTCCTCGTGGAGGACGATCCCGCGGTCCGGGCCGCCGCCCGGACGATCCTCACCCGCAACGGCTACCGCGTGCTGGCGACCGCGAGTGGCGTCGAGGCGATGGCGCTGTGGCCGAGCATCGAGGCGTCCATCGCGCTGCTCCTCACCGACCTCGTGATGCCCGGCGGCATCAGCGGACACGACGTCGCCGAACGCGCCCGGGCGTCACGGCCGGGGCTGCCGGTGGTGCTCATGACCGGCTACAGCCCGGACATCGCCGGCCGGACGCTGTCCGCCCGGGACAGCGCGCACTTCCTGCAGAAGCCGTTCACGCGTGATGCGCTCCTCGCGACGGTGCGTCGCTGCCTCGACGATCGCGCCCACGCAGACGGCTGA
- a CDS encoding COX15/CtaA family protein, with amino-acid sequence MTASAPHATPPDYLPLQRWLMACIVAVFLAVVVGGITRLTESGLSITEWKPVSGVLPPLSAAEWATAFESFQRIPQAETTHKGITLEGFKLIYWWEWFHRILARSVGLVFAIPFIVLLARGGIPERLHMRLTVLPLLTLAQGALGWYMVQSGLAERTSVSAYRLTAHLALALAILVVALWTLADLRPVAREARPSARWRWAMGVVVVLLIVTLLSGGFVAGLRAGRIYNTFPLMGGSLVPMGYGQLAPWWRDAFENPAAAQFHHRLLAIGTGLLALLLALGARAAVLGAEAARAVRLMGAIVLAQVTLGIVTLLFAVPIALGVAHQFTGVLALSAGVLALHRVLGASGSASR; translated from the coding sequence GTGACCGCGTCCGCACCGCACGCCACGCCACCCGACTATCTCCCCCTGCAGCGCTGGCTGATGGCCTGCATCGTGGCCGTCTTCCTCGCCGTCGTGGTGGGGGGCATCACGCGACTGACCGAGAGCGGGCTCTCGATCACCGAATGGAAGCCGGTCTCCGGCGTGCTGCCGCCGCTGTCCGCGGCCGAGTGGGCGACGGCCTTCGAGTCCTTCCAGCGGATCCCGCAGGCCGAGACGACCCACAAGGGGATCACGCTCGAGGGATTCAAGCTCATCTACTGGTGGGAGTGGTTCCACCGGATCCTCGCCCGGAGCGTGGGGCTCGTGTTCGCGATCCCGTTCATCGTGCTGCTCGCGCGCGGTGGCATCCCGGAACGGCTGCACATGCGGCTCACCGTGCTGCCGCTGCTCACGCTCGCGCAAGGCGCGCTCGGCTGGTACATGGTGCAGAGCGGCCTCGCCGAGCGGACGTCGGTGAGCGCCTACCGGCTCACCGCGCATCTCGCGCTCGCGCTCGCGATCCTCGTGGTGGCGCTCTGGACGCTCGCCGACCTGCGGCCCGTCGCGCGCGAGGCACGGCCGTCGGCGCGCTGGCGGTGGGCGATGGGAGTGGTGGTGGTGCTGCTCATCGTGACCCTGCTCTCCGGCGGCTTCGTCGCCGGGCTCCGCGCGGGCCGCATCTACAACACCTTCCCCCTGATGGGAGGGTCGCTCGTGCCGATGGGCTACGGCCAACTCGCGCCCTGGTGGCGCGACGCGTTCGAGAACCCGGCGGCGGCGCAATTCCATCATCGGCTACTGGCGATCGGGACGGGTCTGCTCGCGCTGCTTCTCGCGCTCGGCGCCCGCGCCGCCGTGCTCGGCGCCGAGGCGGCGCGCGCCGTGCGACTGATGGGTGCGATCGTGCTGGCGCAGGTCACGCTCGGCATCGTCACGCTGCTGTTCGCGGTGCCGATCGCCCTCGGCGTGGCCCATCAGTTCACGGGCGTGCTCGCGTTGAGTGCGGGGGTGCTCGCGTTGCACCGGGTACTGGGCGCTTCGGGGTCCGCGAGCAGGTAG